In Cicer arietinum cultivar CDC Frontier isolate Library 1 chromosome 7, Cicar.CDCFrontier_v2.0, whole genome shotgun sequence, a single window of DNA contains:
- the CAHDZ12 gene encoding homeobox-leucine zipper protein HDZ12: MFLDIKVGIDEFNLIDAYISQDRKIIKVSKFLNPSKKMFETLEYNSQYTYSSEAGEASPPSSSMRKKKNKNTKRFSDEQIKSLESMFETETRLEPRKKLQLARELGLHPRQVAIWFQNKRARWKSKQLEREYNKLQTSYNNLASRFESMKKERQTLLIQLQKLNDLINKPIEQSHSSSQVKGENSMESESENGNNIKCETDVKQNHSMERSEHDVLGPLSDDDDTSIKVEYFGLEDEPGLLNFAEHADGSLTSPEDWSAFESNDLLGQSSSDYQWWDFWS; the protein is encoded by the exons ATGTTTTTGGATATAAAGGTAGGAATTGATGAGTTTAATCTGATAGATGCATACATATCACAAGacagaaaaatcatcaaagtgagtaagtttttaaatccttcaaaaaaaatgtttgaaactTTGGAATATAATAGTCAATATACTTATTCATCAGAAGCTGGAGAAGCTAGTCCACCATCTTCTTCcatgagaaagaagaaaaacaagaacACAAAAAGGTTTAGTGATGAACAAATCAAATCATTGGAATCTATGTTTGAGACTGAGACAAGGCTTGAGCCAAGAAAGAAGTTGCAGTTAGCTAGAGAGCTTGGATTGCATCCAAGACAAGTTGCTATATGGTTTCAAAACAAGAGAGCTAGATGGAAATCAAAGCAACTTGAAAGAGAATATAATAAACTTCAAACTAGTTACAACAATTTGGCTTCAAGATTTGAATCAATGAAGAAGGAAAGACAAACATTACTAATTCAG TTGCAAAAGCTGAATGATCTCATAAACAAACCAATAGAACAAAGTCATAGCTCTTCACAAGTTAAAGGAGAAAACAGCATGGAAAGTGAATCAGAAAATGGAAACAACATCAAATGTGAGACTGATGTGAAACAAAATCATTCAATGGAAAGATCAGAACATGATGTACTTGGTCCTCTTTCAGATGATGATGATACAAGCATAAAAGTTGAATACTTTGGACTTGAAGATGAACCTGGTCTTTTGAATTTTGCTGAACATGCTGATGGTTCCTTAACATCACCAGAAGATTGGAGTGCTTTTGAATCAAATGATCTATTGGGTCAATCAAGTAGTGATTATCAATGGTGGGATTTTTGGTCTTGA
- the LOC140918860 gene encoding uncharacterized protein: MNHHRLNISYSYMVNFYLKHILQVFSSREAVFEWAKAIGRQNGILIVTIRSDKANGIRGRKDKLILGCERGGRYKSESKKSVTCSHKENCPFTLRCVPLSVGEGWKISVRCGTHNHELLDTVTGHSYLGRLNEEERKFVNDMTKYKLAPRFILNALKVRNETNVTIPSQIYKARSTYRSSLRGPYTEMQHLLKLIQQENYVHWTRRRENSDILRDIFWTHPDCIKLLNTFHFVLICDSTYKTNRYRLPLLEIVGVTSTSLTFSVGFAYLEKERQDNFIWAFEKVRMLFKSESLISKVIVTDRDLAMMNAISVVFPTSIHLLCRFHIEKNVGARCKQYVKKDRQEEVMDLWKKIVYSTSVEEYDHHLQQFEILCADIILFVDYVKDSWLTPYKERFVNVWTNRVMHLGNTTSNRVESAHWRLKNMLQTSFGDLCKSWDAVNMMLKNQICIIQSSFQKTIKDVEHGYNSQFFQNLHHCVSRKCMKLIDNQLERVKIVGTNKTECGCSIRTTHGLPCACELAKLQINGNAIPLDSIHDFWKQLSIAHELEDEESLSDYDFSEELEAMKAYMKTHDIISQRIFKAKVREVVFPHTTSILAPPEKVRTKGAGKKKKEFDTPRDPSYWEYVDASQESAKARQPSQSSQRSARQQSQSSQHSFKTQFPTYIRPYIEDIVDVVADGNCGFRAIAALLGWTEESWALVRSQLDKEIGLHKDVYSNVFDDNVESVRNSLKISKLGAQGKDKWMSLPDLGYVIATLYNVILVSLSRNLNMTFFPLNKSPSKETFGQSLLAIGFVNENHWVQVKLMLNVVY, encoded by the exons ATGAATCATCACCGATTAAATATTTCTTATAGTTATatggttaatttttatttgaaacatattttgcaggtattttcttctcgagaagctgtatttgaatgggcaaaagcgattggaagacaaaatggaattttaattgttaccattcgatcagataaagcaaacggaattaggggaagaaaagacaaattgattttgggatgcgaaagaggtggaagatataaatcagaatcaaaaaaatcagtaacttgctctcataaggaaaactgtccatttactctcagatgtgtaccattaagtgtcggtgaaggatggaaaattagtgttcgttgtgggACACACAATCATGAATTACTTGATACTGTAACCGGTCATTCctatttggggcgtttaaacgaagaagagaggaaatttgtcaatgatatgacaaagtataagcttgcacccagattcattctaaatgctttgaaagtgAGAAATGAAACCAATGTCACTATTcccagtcaaatatataaagcaaggagtacttatcgatcatcattgagaggtccgtacacagaaatgcagcatctgttgaagttaatacaacaagaaaattatgtgcattggacaagaagacgggaaaattctgatattttgagagatattttttggacgcatcctgactgtataaagttgttaaacacatttcattttgttttgatatgtgatagcacatacaaaacaaacagatatcggttgccattacttgaaatagtCGGTGTCActtctactagtttgacattttcagttgggtttgcttatttggaaaaagagcgacaagataacttcatctgggcatttgaGAAGGTACGAATGTTGTTCAAATCTGAGTCTttgatttctaaagttattgtgactgatagagatcttgccatgatgaatgcgattagtgttgtgtttcctacttcaatacatttgctatgtcgttttcatattgaaaaaaatgttggggcaagatgcaaacaatatgtcaaaaaggatagacaagaagaagtaatggatttatggaaaaagattgtctattcgactagtgtggaagagtatgatcatcatttgcaacaatttgagatattgtgtgccgatattattctttttgttgattatgtgaaagattcatggttaacaccttacaaagaaaggtttgtcaacgtttggaccaatagagtgatgcatttggggaacacaacatctaacag agttgagtctgctcattggagattgaaaaacatgcttcaaactagttttggtgatttgtgtaaaagcTGGGATGcagtgaatatgatgttgaagaaccaaatatgtatcattcagtcttcttttcagaaaaccatcaaggatgttgagcacgggtataattcacaattttttcaaaatctacatcactgtgtatcaagaaagtgtatgaaattaattgataaCCAGTTGGAAAGGGTGAAGATTGTAGGCACTAACAAAACAGAATGTGGTTGTTCAATtagaacaactcatggattaccatgtgcttgtgagttggctAAGTTGCAGATAAATGGTAATGCtatccctttagatagcattcatgATTTTTGGAAACAGTTAAGCATTGCACATGaattagaggatgaagaatctttatcagattatgacttttctgaagagttggaagcaatgaaagcgtacatgaaGACACACGATATTataagtcaaaggatattcaaggcaaaggtgcgtgaagttgtatttccacataccacatcaatacttgcaccaccAGAGAAAGTGAGAACCAAAGGAGctggtaaaaagaaaaaagaatttgatactcctcgtgatccttcatattgggagtatgttgatgcctctcaagaatctgcaaaggcaaggcaaccatctcaatcatctcaacgttctgcaaggcaacaatctcaatcatctcaacaTTCTTTTAAGACACAATTTCCTACTTATATACGTCCGTATATTGAGGACATAGTAGATGTTGtggctgatggaaattgtgggtttCGTGCAATTGCAGCATTGCTAGGTTGGACCGAAGAATCTTGGGCTTTAGTTCGAtcacaattggataaagagattgGTCTACATAAAGATGTTTATTCTAATGTTTTTGATGACAATGTTGAATCAGTGCGGaactcattgaaaatatcaaaattgggtgctcaaggaaaagataagtggatgtctttaccagacttgggttacgtgatagcaacactatataatgtcatattggtgtcGTTGTCTCGTAATCTGAATATGACATTTTTCCCGCTAAACAAATCACCATCGAAAGAGACCTTTGGGCAGTCTTTACTAGCAATTGGATTTGTTAACGAGAATCATTGGGTACAGGTAAAATTAATGCTTAatgttgtttattaa